One genomic window of Mercenaria mercenaria strain notata chromosome 2, MADL_Memer_1, whole genome shotgun sequence includes the following:
- the LOC123563876 gene encoding titin homolog, which yields MKMKRIPLSERFSHIKAVTVDSTESDTDFSDNDLIARSSSNRFSYSNTAAFSFTGNTDNKTVEDEHENDDSDEEIFYDLESEWTEHFKKTLLKSRNLSGVHEKSVSLFDRVPQVDSRVPLQYLQDGLDHYKLSQGSDDVTIERNETAMDICKDDDVDEIGAETAINVADGIDIEQIGSINADIENTDTANGDIVADKTNKLVITEPVQISTVNKETDIDATEIICVPIHINHDTKTANKVETGTESFQSEIGLPPELEDLGNCKSAGELESPVVQEPLSKTENEEVIEDENTETIVVTTSIEDSRDISDENKTVLPENTENTNVLESLNALSLDKENEKCVPSQLLKNTEASDARKTEETVVSELPKEPSLETVETAPGHQESSIKELNIDETLHSKNHDKSKDEDVLVKLYDSSVPKQDKEKTGNKKRVSQQETKLKNVSQKCNKEKMKNNSVTQSKKESKKIKTVDIKPTFSFPLDELLPAVPTKKRKASEDVKTTGETTAVARKRHTSETKTNETKQNAVTEEVLSNPVAPHPFIESDIFHGTVYDSSPKEDLSETLYHQHSNFEDLDETPLPSGSGKDTFENEFDSGMSSLILALQNGNQQVISMFQAALHDQIGSNLEALAFKAKQGQQFAPNCVNEEQTSFGFYTERTECAHKDPDETGDNLTKDKYDELLNLFVAQCSALVKTDEDRSKLKSLMKVLQKEGEMKLTSTGFTPPTEIEPNTHHDVPKSLDLSSVSTSLDSYHVGSSLVDKHEGELFEGRTLLKGGVEPRHIPKTTVRKPGQDLPKDPRSCLIGERSISLVKVPLPQFAVELYGEKKVKKMIHLDWDAQFSLSRSQSTLAKEKNPRMKNISPIDSDLKLIVDATKTLVESLQTATKNAAIESKTVQQNKAEQADQIPVLIDKKITSEIRRGKGTENDKNKTIPVLITPQKEMLTTQVLDSSEDRNPVLRCINKKSSLTNDSSKQEKKPCIGVVKPLVEQHKPKDTKPSVGIVKPIQLQTSSVKLETKSKSKRNTTTPSMTSLNLEQKFDIEDGEIQVDNVIEKCKDKTSLSGANQQIVTIELDSDSEEGEIRMDEERQVSEKGKIGTKSDSSSLTKGHNNRKKEVNYKSGQSNNKIATQHLLETFSNTNKINISFSDVSSCEDGQIDTDLDKSFKEEVVKIDKRDRSRDKDRSSRHYRKRDRSSSRSSIESRLSHSSRNHYRDEERKYYSHKSTRRGSSREKSRRRDRSRSRERSWLRSPSEEKSYSKHKHRHRHHTSKDERSDKEFSDRSETSKRHHSACDEKRKRHKTEEDYIGIKTDKNKYASEVYFKSASSQRVTSVYGETDAKKSPIQKSNLPQTSSVSYLNTGDEDLLSDADIAKEYHEKFGKSKTANTNTVETDRLTFSYNSGNSLAGKKYPCFTASRSRRKSWEDQQRQVLEDKKFLEKCKQKILGKSATVSKLSVPDQTAKYCSSKQKESTICKPRSTSCVSSSYNEMLDLEDGEIQAKKYV from the exons AT GAAAATGAAGAGGATACCATTAAGTGAGAGGTTTAGCCATATCAAGGCTGTAACTGTTGACAGCACAGAGAGTGATACAGACTTCTCTGACAATGACTTAATTGCAAGGAGTTCCTCAAACAGATTCAGCTATTCTAATACTGCAGCTTTTTCATTTACTGGAAATACTGACAACAAAACAGTGGAAGATGAACATGAAAATGATGATAGCGATGAAGAGATATTTTATGATCTGGAAAGTGAATGGACAGAACATTTCAAAAAAACATTGCTGAAAAGCAGAAATCTTAGTGGAGTACATGAGAAAAGTGTATCTCTTTTTGATAGGGTTCCACAGGTTGACAGTAGAGTACCATTGCAGTACCTGCAAGATGGCCTAGATCATTATAAACTGAGTCAAGGATCTGATGATGTTACAATTGAAAGAAATGAGACTGCAATGGATATCTGTAAAGATGATGATGTAGATGAGATAGGTGCTGAGACTGCCATTAATGTGGCTGATGGAATTGATATTGAACAGATAGGTAGTATAAATGCAGATATAGAAAATACAGATACTGCTAATGGTGATATAGTTGCTGATAAAACTAATAAACTGGTAATCACTGAACCTGTTCAAATAAGCACTGTAAATAAAGAAACAGACATTGATGCAACTGAAATAATATGTGTACCTATTCACATAAACCATGATACAAAGACAGCTAATAAAGTTGAAACAGGCACTGAATCCTTTCAAAGTGAAATTGGGCTACCACCTGAATTGGAAGATCTCGGTAATTGCAAGTCTGCAGGTGAACTTGAATCACCTGTTGTCCAAGAACCTTTatctaaaactgaaaatgaagaAGTTATTGAGGATGAAAACACTGAAACAATAGTTGTAACTACTAGTATAGAAGATTCTAGAGACATAtcagatgaaaataaaacagttcttcctgaaaacacagaaaatacaaatgtactagaGTCATTGAATGCTTTATCATtagataaagaaaatgaaaaatgtgttcCAAGTCAGTTATTGAAGAACACTGAAGCAAGTGACGCAAGGAAGACTGAAGAAACTGTTGTGTCAGAATTACCTAAAGAGCCCAGTTTGGAAACTGTTGAGACTGCTCCAGGGCATCAAGAAAGCAGTATCAAAGAACTAAATATTGATGAAACACTTCATTCCAAAAATCATGACAAGAGCAAAGATGAGGATGTGTTGGTTAAATTGTATGATTCATCTGTTCCAAAACAAGACAAGGAAAAGACTGGGAATAAAAAGAGGGTATCACAACAAGAAaccaaactgaaaaatgtttcACAGAAATGTAACAAAGAAAAGATGAAAAACAATTCTGTTACTCAGTCCAAGAaagaatcaaagaaaataaagacTGTAGATATAAAACCAACATTTAGTTTCCCTCTTGACGAATTACTACCTGCTGTACCAACAAAGAAAAGAAAGGCCAGTGAAGATGTCAAAACTACAGGTGAAACTACTGCTGTTGCAAGAAAAAGACATACATCTGAAACTAAAACTAATGAGACTAAGCAAAATGCAGTTACAGAGGAAGTCCTTTCTAATCCAGTTGCACCACACCCATTTATTGAAAGTGATATCTTCCATGGAACAGTTTATGACAGCTCACCAAAGGAAGACCTTTCTGAAACATTATATCACCAGCATAGTAACTTTGAAGACCTTGACGAAACGCCATTGCCGAGTGGTTCAGGCAAAGACACTTTTGAAAATGAGTTTGACAGTGGTATGTCTAGTCTCATTCTGGCTTTACAGAATGGTAATCAGCAGGTTATATCAATGTTTCAAGCTGCGTTACATGACCAGATTGGTTCAAATTTAGAAGCTTTAGCATTTAAAGCCAAACAAGGGCAGCAGTTTGCTCCTAATTGTGTAAATGAAGAGCAGACATCATTTGGATTTTATACAGAAAGAACAGAATGTGCTCATAAAGATCCTGATGAAACTGGTGACAATTTAACAAAAGATAAGTATGACGAACTACTTAACTTGTTTGTTGCACAGTGTTCAGCACTTGTGAAAACTGACGAAGATCGTAGCAAACTCAAATCTTTAATGAAAGTGCTTCAGAAAGAGGGGGAAATGAAGTTGACAAGTACAGGATTCACACCCCCAACTGAGATTGAACCAAATACCCATCATGATGTACCAAAGTCACTGGATCTCAGTTCAGTGTCTACTAGTCTAGACAGTTATCATGTTGGAAGTTCTTTGGTAGATAAACATGAAGGAGAACTGTTTGAAGGGAGGACATTACTTAAAGGAGGTGTGGAACCGAGACACATTCCAAAAACAACTGTACGTAAACCTGGACAGGATCTCCCGAAAGATCCAAGGTCTTGTTTAATTGGTGAAAGAAGCATCTCTCTGGTGAAAGTACCTTTGCCCCAATTTGCAGTAGAACTCTATGgagaaaagaaagtaaaaaagatgATCCACTTAGATTGGGATGCTCAGTTTAGTTTAAGCAGAAGTCAGTCTACtttagcaaaagaaaaaaatccaagaatgaaaaatatttctcctATTGATTCAGATTTGAAATTGATCGTAGATGCTACAAAGACACTAGTTGAAAGTTTACAAACCGCTACTAAAAATGCGGCCATTGAAAGTAAAACTGTTCAACAAAATAAAGCAGAACAGGCAGATCAGATTCCAGTTCtgattgataaaaaaattacttCTGAAATTAGAAGAGGTAAAGgtacagaaaatgataaaaacaaaactattcCAGTTCTAATAACACCACAGAAAGAAATGTTAACAACACAAGTTTTAGATTCATCTGAAGATAGAAATCCTGTTTTACGCTGTATTAATAAAAAGAGCAGTTTAACAAATGATTCAAGTAAACAAGAAAAGAAACCCTGTATTGGCGTTGTTAAACCACTAGTTGAACAACATAAACCAAAAGACACAAAACCTTCAGTTGGAATTGTAAAACCAATTCAGCTGCAAACATCATCTGTAAAGCTGGagacaaaatcaaaatcaaaaaggaATACAACTACACCCTCTATGACCTCATTGAATTTGGAACAAAAGTTTGATATAGAAGATGGTGAAATTCAAGTTGATAATGTaattgaaaaatgtaaggataaaaCTTCATTATCTGGAGCAAATCAGCAAATAGTTACCATAGAACTAGATTCTGATTCTGAAGAGGGGGAAATAAGAATGGATGAAGAGAGACAAGTAAGTGAGAAAGGAAAGATTGGAACAAAATCTGATTCAAGTTCCTTGACGAAAGGTCACAACAATAGGAAAAAGGAAGTTAATTATAAATCTGGTCAAAGCAACAATAAAATTGCAACTCAACATTTGCTCGAAACGTTTAGTAATACAAACAAGATAAATATTAGTTTTTCTGATGTATCAAGCTGCGAAGATGGCCAAATAGACACTGATTTGGACAAGTCTTTTAAAGAAGAAGTGGTGAAAATAGATAAGAGAGACAGAAGTAGAGATAAGGATAGATCTTCAAGACATTATCGCAAGAGAGATCGATCATCTTCAAGGTCTTCCATAGAAAGCAGACTGTCACATAGTTCTAGGAATCATTACAGGGATGAAGAAAGAAAATACTACTCACATAAATCAACAAGACGAGGTAGTAGTAGAGAAAAGTCGAGGAGAAGAGACAGATCAAGAAGCAGGGAGAGAAGTTGGTTAAGAAGCCCTTCAGAAGAAAAGAGTTACTCCAAACATAAACATAGGCATAGACACCATACAAGTAAGGATGAAAGATCTGACAAAGAATTTTCAGATAGGTCAGAAACTTCAAAACGACATCATAGTGCATGTGACGAAAAAAGAAAAAGGCACAAAACTGAAGAAGATTACATAGGGATTAAGactgataaaaataaatatgcaagCGAAGTATATTTCAAATCTGCATCTAGTCAGAGGGTTACAAGTGTTTATGGTGAAACTGATGCAAAAAAATCACCCATACAAAAGTCGAACTTGCCTCAAACAAGTTCAGTTTCCTATCTAAATACTGGTGATGAAGATCTTCTGAGTGATGCAGACATTGCTAAAGAATATCATGAAAAGTTTGGAAAATCCAAAACAGCAAACACTAACACTGTAGAAACAGATAGGTTAACATTTAGTTACAACAGTGGCAACAGTTTGGCAGGAAAGAAATACCCATGTTTCACAGCAAGTAGGTCAAGGAGGAAAAGTTGGGAAGATCAGCAAAGACAAGTTTTAGAAGATAAAAAATTCTTAgaaaaatgcaagcaaaaaatttTAGGTAAATCTGCAACAGTTTCTAAACTATCAGTACCTGATCAGACTGCAAAATACTGttcttcaaaacaaaaagaatcaACCATCTGCAAACCGAGGTCAACTTCATGTGTATCATCATCGTACAATGAAATGCTTGATTTAGAAGATGGGGAAATTCAGGCAAAAAAATATGTATAG